A single Gadus macrocephalus chromosome 22, ASM3116895v1 DNA region contains:
- the LOC132451338 gene encoding cuticle protein 12.5-like: MVRTLGYASPAAAMLMVRTLGYASPAAATLMVRTLGYASPAAATLMVRTLGYASPAAATLMVRTLGYASPAAATLMVRTLGYASPAAATLMVRTLGYASPAAATLMVRTLGYASRTAATMMVRTLGYASRTAATLMVRTLGYASPARRYADGQNPGVR, translated from the coding sequence ATGGTCAGAACCCTGGGGTACGCTAGCCCCGCCGCCGCTATGCTGATGGTAAGAACCCTGGGGTACGCTAGCCCCGCCGCCGCTACGCTGATGGTCAGAACCCTGGGGTACGCTAGCCCCGCCGCCGCTACGCTGATGGTCAGAACCCTGGGGTACGCTAGCCCCGCCGCCGCTACGCTGATGGTCAGAACCCTGGGGTACGCTAGCCCCGCCGCCGCTACGCTGATGGTCAGAACCCTGGGGTACGCTAGCCCCGCCGCCGCTACGCTGATGGTCAGAACCCTGGGGTACGCTAGCCCCGCCGCCGCTACGCTGATGGTCAGAACCCTGGGGTACGCTAGCCGCACCGCCGCTACGATGATGGTCAGAACCCTGGGGTACGCTAGCCGCACCGCCGCTACGCTGATGGTCAGAACCCTGGGGTACGCTAGCCCCGCCCGCCGCTACGCTGATGGTCAGAACCCTGGGGTACGCTAG
- the LOC132451337 gene encoding glutamate receptor ionotropic, NMDA 2D-like encodes MTPSGQANVIYLAVNESSPGSLLLQLCELLATTPLQGLVFEEERPPPPNRAPLAPLLEFVSAQTGVPVVAVGGGASLGRESQHAAFIREQHYECCSSSQHS; translated from the exons ATGACACCGTCGGGCCAGGCCAACGTCATCTACCTGGCGGTCAACGAGAGCAGCCCGGGgagcctgctgctgcagctgtgtGAGCTGCTGGCCACCACGCCCCTACAG GGATTGGTGTTCGAGGAGGAGAGGCCCCCGCCCCCAAACCgcgcccccctggcccccctgctGGAGTTTGTCTCCGCCCAGACGGGTGTTCCCGTGGTAgcggtggggggcggggccagcctgGGGAGGGAGTCCCAG CACGCGGCCTTCATCAGGGAGCAGCACTACGAGTGCTGCTCTTCATCGCAGCACTCGTAG